The following proteins come from a genomic window of Heyndrickxia acidicola:
- a CDS encoding class D sortase, whose product MMKRAAVALFAAGVLCIGYSVLNSMESRHEQMSALSQAKRMIQNAHLEKMDPGIKVKKTAESKEVPKTNGKNGSEKESILGILRIPRLHKELPIIEGTSEAMLRKGVGHFTGSGLPGQHNQIVFSGHRDTVFRHVGELKKGDELIADLQSGTFVYVINHMKVVKADDRTVIHSTAPKEELILTTCYPFYYIGDAPDRYIIYAYPKMN is encoded by the coding sequence ATGATGAAAAGAGCAGCCGTTGCCTTATTCGCAGCAGGTGTCCTTTGTATAGGTTATAGTGTTTTAAATAGTATGGAGAGTCGGCATGAGCAAATGTCGGCTCTTTCTCAGGCTAAAAGGATGATTCAAAATGCACATTTAGAAAAAATGGATCCTGGAATTAAAGTAAAAAAGACTGCAGAAAGCAAAGAGGTGCCAAAAACGAACGGGAAGAATGGTTCTGAAAAAGAATCGATATTGGGAATACTTCGAATTCCAAGATTACATAAGGAGCTTCCTATTATAGAAGGCACTAGCGAAGCTATGTTGAGAAAAGGTGTTGGGCATTTCACAGGATCCGGGCTGCCGGGACAACATAACCAAATAGTGTTCTCAGGACATCGGGACACAGTTTTTCGCCATGTTGGAGAACTAAAAAAAGGTGACGAGCTGATTGCAGATTTACAATCCGGCACCTTTGTGTATGTCATTAATCATATGAAGGTTGTAAAGGCAGATGACCGTACCGTGATCCACTCTACTGCACCAAAGGAAGAGCTGATCCTCACTACCTGTTATCCTTTTTATTATATTGGGGACGCTCCAGATCGATATATCATATATGCATATCCAAAAATGAATTAG
- a CDS encoding 3-ketoacyl-ACP reductase, producing MQTLKGKTALITGGGRGIGRAAAIALAKEGVNLGLIGRSLSNLEKVAEEVKEYDIQFSAAAADVADLESVNKAVEHVTSDLGEIDILINNAGIAKFGGFLELDPEEWENIIRVNLMGVYNVTRAVLPGMIEKKTGDIINVSSTAGQKGAPVTSAYSASKFGVLGLTESLMLEVRKHNIRVSALTPSTVATDLAIETNLTDGNPEKVMQPEDLAEFMVAQLKLHPRIVIKSAGLWSTNP from the coding sequence ATGCAAACATTAAAAGGCAAGACCGCCTTGATTACCGGCGGAGGAAGAGGTATTGGCAGGGCAGCTGCTATCGCTCTGGCAAAAGAAGGTGTCAATCTTGGTTTAATTGGCCGCAGCCTATCCAATCTCGAGAAGGTTGCCGAGGAAGTGAAAGAGTATGACATCCAGTTCTCTGCAGCTGCAGCGGATGTTGCTGATCTGGAGTCTGTCAACAAGGCTGTAGAGCATGTTACGAGTGATCTTGGTGAAATTGATATTCTGATAAACAATGCAGGGATCGCCAAATTCGGAGGCTTTCTAGAGCTGGATCCTGAAGAATGGGAAAATATTATACGCGTAAACCTAATGGGCGTATACAATGTTACAAGAGCTGTTCTTCCAGGCATGATTGAAAAAAAAACAGGGGATATAATCAATGTATCCTCTACAGCGGGACAAAAAGGAGCACCAGTTACAAGTGCTTACAGTGCTTCTAAATTTGGAGTTCTTGGCCTAACAGAGTCCCTTATGTTGGAGGTAAGAAAACATAACATTCGAGTATCAGCTTTAACTCCAAGCACTGTTGCAACAGATCTTGCTATTGAAACCAATTTAACGGACGGGAACCCTGAAAAGGTTATGCAGCCGGAAGATTTGGCTGAGTTCATGGTAGCACAGCTTAAACTTCATCCGCGCATTGTTATAAAATCAGCTGGACTTTGGTCTACAAACCCGTAA
- a CDS encoding DUF4430 domain-containing protein gives MRQFRLFCITLFTLMALMVFTGCQKDPVTPQASQTENVHETNSNSKTKEKQEANQNRNSETAQKDKTVLNQNGDQNQKASEMENSQNASESDANNSSAKPQNSQGNSNKKSSSLNNEKSSNSEPQTKFSVNQNTSTTPKTNEADKYDASIIVKGDSKTGTILTVSQADFKKGDTVLTMTLNLLKQKGIQYSVRGSGATAYVEGIDNLYEFDDGPTSGWNIYVNGKLLSESAGAMKLSKGDHIVWSYTADYQKDGQG, from the coding sequence TTGCGTCAGTTTCGACTTTTTTGCATCACGTTGTTTACGCTAATGGCCCTGATGGTTTTTACTGGATGCCAAAAGGACCCGGTAACACCTCAAGCCAGTCAAACAGAAAATGTTCATGAAACAAATTCAAATTCAAAAACAAAAGAAAAGCAGGAGGCGAACCAAAACAGGAATTCGGAAACAGCCCAAAAAGATAAAACTGTTCTGAATCAAAACGGCGATCAAAATCAAAAGGCTTCAGAAATGGAAAACAGTCAAAATGCCAGTGAGAGTGATGCCAATAATAGCTCTGCAAAGCCTCAAAACAGCCAGGGGAATAGCAATAAGAAGTCATCATCCCTCAATAACGAAAAATCAAGTAACTCTGAACCTCAAACAAAATTTTCAGTAAACCAGAACACAAGTACAACACCAAAAACAAATGAGGCAGACAAGTACGATGCCTCTATAATTGTGAAGGGAGATTCAAAAACAGGAACAATTCTTACTGTTTCACAAGCTGATTTTAAGAAAGGGGATACCGTCCTTACAATGACGTTAAACCTTCTAAAACAAAAAGGGATTCAGTACAGTGTAAGAGGTTCCGGTGCAACGGCCTATGTTGAGGGAATTGATAATCTCTATGAGTTCGATGATGGCCCTACCAGCGGATGGAATATATATGTCAATGGAAAGCTGCTGTCAGAGAGCGCAGGTGCAATGAAGCTTTCAAAAGGTGATCACATTGTGTGGAGTTATACGGCTGATTATCAAAAGGATGGCCAGGGATGA
- the hxlA gene encoding 3-hexulose-6-phosphate synthase, whose amino-acid sequence MELQLALDLVNIPEAIEVVKEVEEHIDIVEIGTPVVINEGLKAVSDLKKAFPNLKILADLKIMDAAGYEVMKASEAGADIVTILAVAEDMSIKGAVEEAKKQGKKVLVDMIAVKDIKTRAKELDEFGVDYICVHTGYDLQAVGKNSFEDLKAIKSVVKNAKTAVAGGIKLDTLHEVVEVQPDLIIVGGGITAQDDKKAAAAAMQKMIKG is encoded by the coding sequence ATGGAATTACAATTAGCATTAGATTTAGTTAACATCCCAGAAGCCATTGAGGTTGTCAAAGAAGTTGAGGAACATATTGATATCGTTGAAATCGGGACTCCGGTTGTTATAAATGAAGGCTTAAAAGCAGTAAGTGATTTAAAGAAAGCATTCCCTAATTTAAAAATTTTAGCCGACTTGAAAATTATGGATGCTGCTGGATATGAAGTAATGAAAGCTTCTGAAGCAGGTGCAGATATTGTGACTATTCTTGCCGTTGCAGAGGACATGTCGATTAAAGGTGCAGTGGAAGAAGCAAAAAAACAAGGGAAAAAAGTGCTTGTTGATATGATTGCTGTGAAGGACATTAAAACTCGTGCAAAAGAGCTTGACGAATTTGGAGTCGATTATATTTGTGTGCACACTGGGTACGATTTACAAGCAGTAGGCAAAAACTCATTCGAAGATTTAAAAGCGATTAAAAGTGTCGTTAAAAATGCAAAAACAGCTGTTGCTGGAGGTATCAAGCTGGACACTCTTCATGAAGTGGTGGAAGTGCAGCCGGATTTAATCATCGTAGGCGGAGGTATTACAGCTCAGGACGATAAAAAAGCTGCAGCCGCTGCAATGCAAAAAATGATTAAAGGATAA
- a CDS encoding DUF4430 domain-containing protein, whose product MKSGKFMRKAAIVVFIAMLFMVQAVPGLSYHVSAASLTNGAMISVLDKDGKSVIPLTAVELKKNETAYDVLKEVTSQHHMKLDATYYQKYNGYLVNQIGEASPKGQDYWSFFINGSDSQVGLSSYKVKTGDDLLIKIVSYPEKKNSVIVSAKDKKGSEVIPSTKLSIVDGANAYDALKQAADLNKKTLTAPIDSKYFAFVQNIGDIKLDKNDYWNMSLNGKSMEVGLSSYTLKNGDHLDVNVTNPAGTSESSQNNTNGTTDNGTTGKGTVPAAGFSNSEVSTLIKSSAQYLERQGTEDEFAIMALTKAGAKIPSSYLQSVLKTLKENNGSFRNVTDYERMAIGITAAGKNAANFNGYNLIGKVYSNNRMTNQGINGVVFALLAYDSGNYKLPENAEWSRQKLVQYLVSHQLKDGGWALFGSSPSTDITAMALSSLAPYKSQGNVKNTIQKAVHWLSVTQDKQGGYNSSDNGGDSSETTAQVIIGLASVQISPGSKEFTKPGGNLLKHLAAFNQKDGGYSHLLSDKASDQISTTQALLALTAYQSYLTGKGSVYQFHPSSATSANEAAGNAVSHSASRQGGKLPNTAANDENWLFAGIILILAAAIIYVIVRRRESMK is encoded by the coding sequence ATGAAAAGCGGAAAATTTATGAGAAAAGCAGCAATTGTAGTGTTCATTGCCATGCTTTTTATGGTTCAGGCTGTACCAGGTCTATCCTATCATGTCTCTGCTGCTTCTTTAACAAATGGAGCCATGATTTCTGTACTTGATAAGGATGGGAAATCAGTGATTCCTTTAACAGCGGTAGAGCTGAAAAAGAATGAAACGGCTTACGATGTGTTGAAAGAGGTTACAAGTCAGCATCATATGAAATTGGACGCTACCTATTATCAAAAATACAACGGATACCTTGTTAATCAAATTGGAGAGGCGTCACCAAAGGGTCAGGACTATTGGAGCTTTTTTATTAACGGATCTGATTCTCAGGTTGGATTATCAAGTTATAAAGTAAAAACAGGTGATGATCTTCTAATAAAGATCGTCAGCTATCCTGAGAAAAAAAATTCTGTGATCGTTTCGGCAAAAGATAAAAAAGGCAGTGAGGTTATTCCCAGCACAAAGCTATCGATTGTAGATGGGGCAAATGCCTATGATGCCTTGAAACAGGCAGCAGACCTAAATAAAAAAACTCTCACTGCACCGATTGATTCTAAATACTTTGCTTTTGTCCAAAATATTGGTGATATCAAGCTTGATAAAAATGATTATTGGAATATGTCCTTGAACGGTAAATCGATGGAAGTGGGGTTATCCTCTTATACGCTAAAAAACGGGGATCATCTGGATGTGAATGTAACAAATCCAGCTGGAACCTCCGAAAGCAGCCAAAACAATACTAACGGTACCACTGACAACGGAACAACTGGGAAAGGGACGGTCCCGGCTGCTGGCTTTTCCAATAGCGAGGTCAGCACCCTTATTAAGTCCTCTGCCCAGTATTTAGAAAGGCAGGGTACAGAAGACGAATTTGCGATAATGGCTTTAACAAAAGCAGGTGCCAAAATTCCGTCTTCATACTTGCAGAGTGTGCTAAAGACGCTAAAAGAAAACAACGGTTCATTCCGAAATGTTACGGATTATGAGAGAATGGCAATAGGGATAACGGCGGCAGGGAAAAATGCTGCTAATTTTAATGGCTACAATCTTATTGGAAAAGTATATTCTAATAACCGTATGACTAACCAGGGGATTAATGGAGTTGTTTTTGCCCTTTTAGCATATGACAGCGGCAATTATAAGCTTCCTGAAAACGCAGAATGGAGCAGGCAGAAGCTCGTTCAGTATTTGGTCAGTCATCAGCTCAAGGATGGGGGCTGGGCATTGTTTGGCAGCTCTCCAAGTACAGATATTACGGCCATGGCTCTCTCGTCACTTGCCCCGTACAAATCACAGGGAAATGTAAAGAATACTATACAAAAAGCCGTTCATTGGCTATCAGTGACACAGGATAAGCAAGGGGGATACAATAGTTCAGATAATGGAGGAGATTCAAGTGAGACAACAGCCCAAGTGATTATTGGATTAGCTTCCGTTCAGATCTCTCCAGGCAGCAAGGAGTTTACAAAACCAGGAGGGAATTTGCTTAAGCATTTGGCAGCCTTTAATCAAAAAGATGGCGGTTATTCACACCTTTTATCTGACAAAGCTTCTGATCAAATTTCTACTACTCAGGCTTTGTTAGCATTAACAGCCTATCAAAGCTATCTTACAGGTAAAGGGTCTGTTTACCAGTTTCATCCTTCTTCTGCCACAAGTGCCAATGAAGCAGCGGGCAATGCAGTAAGCCACTCTGCTTCAAGGCAGGGAGGAAAGCTTCCAAATACAGCAGCAAATGATGAAAACTGGCTGTTTGCGGGTATAATTCTTATCCTGGCAGCCGCAATCATTTATGTGATTGTACGCAGAAGAGAATCGATGAAATGA
- a CDS encoding GNAT family N-acetyltransferase has protein sequence MHQTAVREAEERDIPELCYLMRKYIVDFYKRDTPKDSDLRAHIELLLISPELGLQLVAEVNHQIVGFATLYFTFSTLSLKRTAILNDLFVSSEFRGLKLGEHLFKECAKFVRENDLAGMTWETAEDNKIAQSLYEKLGGKRSEWLHYELS, from the coding sequence ATGCATCAGACAGCTGTTAGGGAAGCAGAAGAAAGGGATATTCCGGAGTTATGTTACTTAATGAGAAAATACATAGTCGATTTTTATAAAAGGGATACACCGAAAGATAGTGATTTAAGAGCGCACATTGAATTACTTTTAATTAGTCCTGAATTAGGTCTTCAGCTAGTGGCAGAAGTGAATCACCAAATTGTCGGTTTTGCTACACTTTATTTTACTTTTAGTACGTTGAGTCTAAAAAGAACAGCCATATTGAATGATTTGTTTGTTTCCTCGGAATTTCGCGGCCTTAAACTAGGAGAACACTTGTTTAAAGAATGTGCAAAATTTGTCCGAGAGAATGACCTGGCTGGTATGACCTGGGAAACCGCTGAGGATAATAAGATCGCCCAAAGCCTTTATGAAAAGCTTGGTGGAAAGCGCTCTGAATGGCTACACTATGAATTGTCATAG